The following is a genomic window from Bacteroidales bacterium.
TCGTAATTAATATTGGCACCCGGTGCTATTCCGATCCCGCCCACTATTGCGGCCAGAGCATCTGAGATATAGTCTCCGTTAAGATTCAGTGTGGCTATTACAGAATATTCAGCCGGACGAGTCAGAATCTGCTGCAGGAATGCATCAGCAATAACATCTTTGATTATCACTTTCCCGTCAGCTTCTGCCTGCCTGAGCATCTTATCAGCAACCTCGGCACCCTGAGTATCTGAAATTTTCTTATGCTGAGCCCAGGTAAAAACATCTTTCCCAAACTCTCTCTCGGCAAGCGCATATCCCCACTTCATGAAAGAGCCTTCAGTATATTTCATTATGTTTCCTTTATGAACCAGTGTAACTGAAGGAAGCTTTTTCTCAACGGCATACTTAACTGCCTGACGAACAAGCCTCTCAGTTCCTTCCACAGATACTGGTTTAATTGCAATAGATGAGGTATTGGGGAATCTGATCTTTTTAATACCCATATCTTCTATAAGAAATTTCTTCAGTTTTTCAGTCTCGGCTAACCCATGCATGAATTCAATTCCGGCATAAATATCTTCTGTGTTTTCCCTGAAGATATGCATATTAACATTTTCAGGATGCTTTACCGGACTTGGTACACCTTTGAAATATCTGACGGGACGATAGCAGGTATAAAGATCAAGGATCTGACGTAAAGCAACATTCAGAGATCTCATCCCTTCTCCTACCGGAGTTGTGAGAGGTCCTTTTATGCCTACCAGGTATTCCCTGAAAGCTGCAAGAGTCTCTTCTGGCATCCAGTTGCCCGTCAGCTTAAATGCTTTCTCGCCGGCAAGAACCTCTTTCCATTCAACTTTTCTTTTTCCGTTATAGGCTTTTTTTACTGCGGCATCAAAAACCCTTACTGAAGCGTTCCAGATATCGCGACCGGTCCCATCACCTTCAATAAAAGGTATTATCGGATTTTCCGGAACAATCAGTTTACCATTTGTAAGTTTAATTTTTTCTGGTATCATAATTTTATATTTTACCACAAAGGCTCACAAAGTTTATCACTAAGGGCTCTAAGGAAAATCCTTAGACTTTTTGACCTTTGTGTTACTTCGTGTATACCTTTGTGTTCTTTGTGGTTAAAAAATTCATTTACTTAATATCCTATTTATTTGCTTTTCTAATCAGATTCAATGCACTGCCGGCTTTAAACCATTCTATCTGAGCCTCATTATATGAATGATTAGCCATAATAGTATCTTTTTTACCATCGGAATGATTCAGTACAACAGTTACCTGTTTGCCCGGTGCAATATTCTTAATATCAACTATATCAATCTTGTCATTTTCCAGGATCTTCAAATAATCAGCTTTATCTGCAAATGTCAGAGTGAGGACGCCCTGCTTTTTAAGATTTGTCTCATGGATCCTTGCG
Proteins encoded in this region:
- the icd gene encoding NADP-dependent isocitrate dehydrogenase produces the protein MIPEKIKLTNGKLIVPENPIIPFIEGDGTGRDIWNASVRVFDAAVKKAYNGKRKVEWKEVLAGEKAFKLTGNWMPEETLAAFREYLVGIKGPLTTPVGEGMRSLNVALRQILDLYTCYRPVRYFKGVPSPVKHPENVNMHIFRENTEDIYAGIEFMHGLAETEKLKKFLIEDMGIKKIRFPNTSSIAIKPVSVEGTERLVRQAVKYAVEKKLPSVTLVHKGNIMKYTEGSFMKWGYALAEREFGKDVFTWAQHKKISDTQGAEVADKMLRQAEADGKVIIKDVIADAFLQQILTRPAEYSVIATLNLNGDYISDALAAIVGGIGIAPGANINYETGHAIFEATHGTAPKYADQDKVNPGSVILSGALMFEYMGWDEVSESIYAGLEGAIHNKKVTYDFHRLMENATLLKTSEFGDAIIANLK